GAAAACATTTTCCGACACAAAACCCTTGTCGGAACTGAGGTCTTTAATATACCGGCTGACAAAAGCGCCGGGAAGGTTCTGGTATGGCACCTTTAAAGTAAATCTTACCCTGGTTTTAAGCGGAATGCCGGAGCTTTTTTTCTCCACGGAAACGCCGGCCACTTTTGGATTTTTACAAATCGCGTCAAGCCTGGCGGCCTGGGCCCAGCCGAGCACGATGATTTGTCTGGTGTTTTCCGAGTAAAGCGTTTTCTCTCCTGAAAACTTGAAACCCGCAGAAATAGTTATTTCCTCCACCAGGCCGGCATAGCCTGCTTCTTTAGGCAGAATGCTCACAAAAACATATTCCCTTGGCGATACGCCTTCCCGTTCCAGCGGTTTCACGAAAGAAGCGATAGGCCCCGCGTCTCCGGCAAAAGTGAGTTTATAATAATCCGCGGGCAGAACGGGGAGAATGGACGGCCGGACGAACGGTCGGGCGGCTTTTTGCGGCGTCAGCGGAGGGGACTTGAGTTTTTTAAGCGAAGGGGTGTCAAGCGGGGCAGGGGCGTCCCTGAAATCTCCGCGCACTTTAACAGTGTTTTTGGGATTCAGGTAACCATATGAGGTTTCAATGAAATCCTGGAAAGCGGGATCTGAATACGGAGCCGAACCGATAAGCATGGGTTCGTAGCCGAGAGTTTCCTGGGCGGAAGCGTTAGCACAAAAAAGGGAGCCGCAAAAAAACGCGAAGAGGACTTTTTTAACCATTTTTTTCTCCTAAAAAACAAAAAAAGGAAACGAAAATAATTTTCATTATTCCGTTTCCCCTGGTTACTCCGGATTCCTCGGTCCGAAGGTGGATGCTCCTTTGCCTTTCAAAGGATTACAAGGTACTAGCTATAGCTGTGCCGTATAAAGGGCTATACCCGTCAGACGGCCCCGGCTGCCTTTAATTTTACACATAAAGCGCAAAACCGCCAAGGTGCTTTAGACCTATTGGAAGAGGGAAAATAGGCCCAGGTTCGAATAGGCCTTTAGGGCAATAAGGGCAGCGGACAGAGGAGAGCGTAAAGGGGTCAGGCGGGGAATAAAGAACTCCCTCCCTAAATCTCCAGCCGCTCCCAGCCCCTTGCTTTTGAGCGGCCTTGACACGCGCGCGGCCGCTGTGATACAATTTATCTACCGGTAGGTAGCTTTTATGAAAGAACGAACCACGCTCAAACTTAAAAAAGGCGACAAAACCCGCCGGCGCATACTGGAGACCGCCTCCGCGCTCATGGCCGAGCGCGGCCCTGACGCCGTCTCCATGCGGGAAATTTCCGCGCGCCTGAAGATAACCAAGCCCGTCCTCTACTATTATTTCAAGGACAAGGACGAACTTATAAAGGCGGCCTTCGTGGAAGGCACCAAACATCTGGAAGAACTGCACAAAGAGATAGCCAACCCCGGACTGACGCTGGAACAAAAACTGGCGCGGCTATTCTCCAACCATCTGGACTTCATAAAGCGCTACCCCGACATGCCGAAGTGCGCGCTTAAAATAATGGCCTCCCCCTCTTCAGGCGTGCTCAGTTCCATGGCCCGCGAACTAAAGCAGCGCAATCGCGCCGTGCTCCGCCGGATCCTTGAAAAAGAAAACCTCCCGCGGCAGGACGCAGACGACATCCTGCACATGATAAGCGCGGTCATAAGCTATTTCATGATAGAGGCCCGCGAGCACGGGGCAGCAAGCCTTTCAAAGGCCCTGCCGGGCCGCCTGGCAAAACTTATCTGCGCCGGGACGCGCCACACGAAGGCGCTGGCGGCAGCGCTGCTGCTGTGGACAGCCCTGGTTTCCGGGGCCCGCGCTTCCGCGCTGAACCTTACATTGGACGACGCGGTACGGACGGCGCTTAAAAACAACGCCACTGTTGTCACCGCCGAAGGGACCCGCCGTATATATAAGGAAAAGGTCACCGAATACTGGGGTTCGGTTTATCCGCAGCTCAGCGCCACCGGCCAGTACACCCGCAACATAGAGTCGCCCGCGTTCTTTTTCGGCGGCGCCAAGATAAAATCCGGGCTTAACAACGTCTACTCCGCTTCGCTGGACCTGAAGCAGGTGCTCTGGGCCGGCGGCAAGGTTTCCACCGGCATAAAGATGGCGCATTTATATTCCGACGCCAGCGACGAGCAGCTGAAAATCGCGCAGAAAAGCATATCCATGGCGGTTAAGCAGGTGTATTACGGGGTGCTGCTCGCCAGGGCCATATCCGGTATACAGAAAGAGTCGCTGGACCTGGCCCGCCAGCATCTCGACATGATAAATGCCCAGTATAAACAGGGCATAGCCAGCGACCTCGCGGTCCTCAGGCAGAAGGTGGAGGTTTCCAACACCGAACCCGCTCTTACGCAGGCCCAGAACCTTTACGAGGAAGGCCGGATAGACCTGAAGAACCTGCTGGGACTGGACCCGGAGACCGATATTACGCTCTCGGACGGGTTTAACTGCGCCGCACAGAACCCCGGAGAAATTTCCGAACTTTACAAAGAAGCCCTCTCGGGCCGCCCGGAATACCGGAACATGAAGTACCAGCTGGACCTGTACACCGAGATGATAACGATAGAACGGGCGGAACATTTTCCCTACCTGAGCGCTGTCGCCTCCCGGCAGTTCCAGGGCCAGAGCGATTCCGGCTTCCCGTCACCCGGCCTGCAAAGCTGGAGCACCACCGCCGGATTGAAGCTGTCCCTGCCTCTGTTTGCCGGAGGTTCCGTATCCTCGAGGACCAGGCAGGCTGAGCTGCAAGCCGGGATAGTCCGCACGAACCTGGCGGAACTGGAGCGCGACATAAAAATAGAGGTCAAGAAGGCCTGGCTCAATATGAAGGAAGCCGCAGAAAGGCTTGCATCGCAGACAACCGCCGTAGAGCAGGCGCGCCAGGCGCTGACCGCCACCGAGGTCAGGTTCAAGAACGGGCTTTCAAGCCAGTTGGAACTCAACGACGCTTCGCTGGCGCTGAACAAATCACAGACTTTTTACATACAGGCACAGCACGACACCTGTTCCGCCGACGCGAAACTTAAATGGACGCTCGGAGAATAAGGTTTCAGGTCACAAGTCACATGACTGGAGATTAATAATATTTATGGAAACGATCAAATCCCTTACAAAAAACATATCCTGCGGGACCGGCCTTCGCTCCTATTCGCTATTCGCTATTCGCTATTCGCTATTTTTTGCGGCCGTAGCACTTATGGCCTCCGGCTGCCGCAGCAGGGACGTGGAAGCCCTCAACAACCTTGAAAAGGACCGCTTTCTGGTTAAAACCGAAAAAGTGCGGGTACGCAATCTTGAGGAGTATATACTGCTTACAGCCTCCGTTAAGGCGCTGGATGAAGCCACGCTTTACCCCAGAACTTCGGGCAAACTGCTGCGCAACCTGTTGAAGGAGGGCGACCCGGTAAAGAAGGACGAGCCTGTCGCCCTTGTGGAACGCGACGAGGTGGGCGCGGTGTACGAGCCCGCCCCCGTACCCTCAACACTTACCGGCGTCATAGGCAGGATTTATCAGGACACCGGCGCCAATCTGACGCCGCAGACGCCAATAGCCCTGGTGGTAAACCAGGCACAGGTGCGGGTGGCCGTGGATGTGCCGGAAAAATACATAGGCAAAACATTTCAGGACCAGCGGGCCCTGATAAAAGTTGACGCTTTCCCCGACCATTCTTTTAGCGGACAGGTCTACCGGATAAGCCCGGTGGTGGACTCAAAATCGCGCAACACCGCGGTGGAGGTGCTGGTGGACAACCACGACGGAAGGCTGAAGTCAGGCATGTTCGCCGAGGTCCGCCTGATAACCGCCTCGCGGGGAGCTGCCCTTTCAGTGCCGGAAGGCGCTGTGGTCAGCCAGGACGGAGGAGACTTCGTGTTCGTTCCCGCTCCCAACGGTTTGGCGGCCAGGATTCCGGTGCGCACCGGAATAAAGACCAGCGATTTTGTGCAGGTAAGCGGGATAAAAGAAGGCTCGGACGTTATAACTTTCGGCCTTTACGGCCTGAAGGACGGAAGCAAGATAAAAGTGACGGAATAAACGCTATAAGCCCGAAGCCATATGCCATACGCTTTTTTAGGAGTTCCCTTATAGCTTACCGCCTATGGCTTACGGCCTATGGCACCTTTAACTTATGAAAATCACCGAAATCGCCGTCAAAAAACCTATCTTCACCACTATGATGATCCTTACCATCCTGGTGCTCGGTGCTTACGCCTATATCCGCCTCGGCATAGACCTGATGCCCAACGTGGAATTCCCTTTCGTGATGATACAGACCTCGCTGCGCGGCGCCGGCCCGGAAGAGATAGAGTCCTCCGTGACCAAGCCGCTCGAAGAGGCCGTGAACACCATTTCCGGCATTGAGGACATTACTTCCACCAGTTACGAGGGCATGTCGGTCCTGCTGATAAAGTTCTCGCTGGAAAAGAACGGCGACGTGGCCGCGCAGGATGTGCGCGACAAGGTCAATTCCGTGCTTGGCGAGCTTCCGCAGGGCACCAACCCGCCGGTGATAGCCAAGTTCGACATAGGGGCCATCGCGGTACTGAACGTGGTGGTCTATGGCAACCGCAACCTGATAGACCTGACGCAGATAGCCAAGAAGAAGATCAAGGAGAACATAGAGACCGTCAACGGGGTGGGCGCCGTTGACATCGTGGGAGGCCGCGAAAGGGAAATACACATCGTCGTCAACCCGCTCAAGCTCTCGGCGATGAACCTGTCCATCAAGCAGGTGAAGGACGCCATAACCCAGCAGAACATAGAGATCCCCGGCGGCAAGGTGGAACAGACAGAACGGGAATTCGTACTGCGCACCCTTGGCCGCATACAGGACGTAAAAGATTTTAACGACATCGTTATCACTACGATAAACGGCACGCCGGTGCGCGTCTCCGACATAGGCCGCGTGGAAGACACCGGCGAGCGCATGACCACGGCCTCCTTCTACAACGGCCGTCCCTCGGTCACGCTGGTGGTAAAGAAGCAGTCCGGCACGAACACCGTGGCCGTGGTAAAGAACATTAATGAGCGCATCAAAGAGCTGAAGGGCTCCCTGCCCCCGGGCATCGAGACCACCATAATCGGCGACCAGTCCGTGTTCATCAAGAACTCGGTGGATACGGTGACGGAGCACCTGCTGCTGGGCGCGTTATGCGCCGCCCTGATGGTGCTCGTCTTCATCGGCGATTTCCGCTCCACGCTGATCTCTTCGCTGGCCATTCCGACTTCGCTCATCGGCACCCTCATTTTCATGCAGGCGGCCGGCTTTACCATAAACACCATGACGCTGCTGGGCCTGACCATAGCCGTCGGCATCGTGGTCGACGACGCCATCGTCATGCTTGAGAACATTTACCGCCACATGGAAGTGCATAAGATGAGCCCGCTGAAGGCCGCGCTGGACGGCTCGCGCGAGATAGGCTTCGCCGTCGTAGCCATGTCGGCGGCCCTGCTGGTCATCTTCGTGCCGCTGGCCTACATGGGCGGCATCATAGGCCGCTTCCTCAAGAGCTACGGCCTCACGATAGCCTTCGCCGTGGCCCTGAGCGTCTTCGTGGCGCTGACGCTGACGCCGATGCTCTGCTCCCTGTTCCTGAAGATCAGCCCGAAGGAGAAGACCGGCCTGGAGAAGTTCACCGAGAACGTCAACGAATGGCTGGCCTCACGCTATATAAAGATGCTGGAATGGGCCCTGGCCCGCCGCAAGCAGATGGTGGTTTACGCCGTTCTCATCATGCTTTCCACGGTGCCGCTGTTCATATTCCTCGGCAAGGACTTCATGCCCGCCGACGACACCAGCCAGTACCAGATAAGCATCACCTCGCCCGAAGGCACCAGCCTCGCCATGATGAAGCAGATCTTCGCGCAGGTGGAGACGGAGACGCGCCAGCTCCCCTACGTCAAAAACATCCTCTCCTCCATAGGCAGCGGCACCGGCGGCCACTTCAGTGCGGCGGCCAGCAACTCGGGCTACGTGCTGGTGGAACTGGCGGACCTAAAGGACCGGAACCTCCCCCTGGAGAAGCTGGTGCTGGCCTCGCGCGAGATGATGAGCAAGTACAAAGGCCTGCGCGTCTCCGTGGCTGCCGTAGGCGGCTTCGGCGGCGGCGACGCCGCGCTGCAATACAATATTATGGGCCCGGACCTGGCCAAGCTGCAGGAATATTCCGCCGCCGTGGCCGATAAGCTGCGCAAGGTCAAGGGCGCGGTGGACGTGGACACCAGTTTCTCCTTCGCCAAGCCGGAATACCGGGTGGAGATAGACCGCAGCCGGGCCCACGACCTGGGAGTGAAAGTGGAAGACATAGCCACCTCCCTGCGGACACTTGTGGGAGGCGAAGAGGACATAACCAAGTACAAGGACGGCGACGAGCTTTACCAGGTGCGGCTGCGCGCCGAAGAAGGCTTCCGCGACCGCAAGGAAGCCATAGAGGCCCTGATGATACCCGCCGGGATCAACCGCGTGACACGGCTGGACAATATCGCCAAAGTGGTGGAAGGCGTGGGCCCCACGCAGATATCGCGCTTC
This sequence is a window from Elusimicrobiota bacterium. Protein-coding genes within it:
- a CDS encoding efflux RND transporter periplasmic adaptor subunit; protein product: METIKSLTKNISCGTGLRSYSLFAIRYSLFFAAVALMASGCRSRDVEALNNLEKDRFLVKTEKVRVRNLEEYILLTASVKALDEATLYPRTSGKLLRNLLKEGDPVKKDEPVALVERDEVGAVYEPAPVPSTLTGVIGRIYQDTGANLTPQTPIALVVNQAQVRVAVDVPEKYIGKTFQDQRALIKVDAFPDHSFSGQVYRISPVVDSKSRNTAVEVLVDNHDGRLKSGMFAEVRLITASRGAALSVPEGAVVSQDGGDFVFVPAPNGLAARIPVRTGIKTSDFVQVSGIKEGSDVITFGLYGLKDGSKIKVTE
- a CDS encoding efflux RND transporter permease subunit yields the protein MKITEIAVKKPIFTTMMILTILVLGAYAYIRLGIDLMPNVEFPFVMIQTSLRGAGPEEIESSVTKPLEEAVNTISGIEDITSTSYEGMSVLLIKFSLEKNGDVAAQDVRDKVNSVLGELPQGTNPPVIAKFDIGAIAVLNVVVYGNRNLIDLTQIAKKKIKENIETVNGVGAVDIVGGREREIHIVVNPLKLSAMNLSIKQVKDAITQQNIEIPGGKVEQTEREFVLRTLGRIQDVKDFNDIVITTINGTPVRVSDIGRVEDTGERMTTASFYNGRPSVTLVVKKQSGTNTVAVVKNINERIKELKGSLPPGIETTIIGDQSVFIKNSVDTVTEHLLLGALCAALMVLVFIGDFRSTLISSLAIPTSLIGTLIFMQAAGFTINTMTLLGLTIAVGIVVDDAIVMLENIYRHMEVHKMSPLKAALDGSREIGFAVVAMSAALLVIFVPLAYMGGIIGRFLKSYGLTIAFAVALSVFVALTLTPMLCSLFLKISPKEKTGLEKFTENVNEWLASRYIKMLEWALARRKQMVVYAVLIMLSTVPLFIFLGKDFMPADDTSQYQISITSPEGTSLAMMKQIFAQVETETRQLPYVKNILSSIGSGTGGHFSAAASNSGYVLVELADLKDRNLPLEKLVLASREMMSKYKGLRVSVAAVGGFGGGDAALQYNIMGPDLAKLQEYSAAVADKLRKVKGAVDVDTSFSFAKPEYRVEIDRSRAHDLGVKVEDIATSLRTLVGGEEDITKYKDGDELYQVRLRAEEGFRDRKEAIEALMIPAGINRVTRLDNIAKVVEGVGPTQISRFNRQRNVQVMANVDGIPTGALIKEAAKAFKELKAPPEYRADVYGRAKELGNMLSEFLIAFLLAFIFIYIVLASQFESFAYPISIMIVLPLTIPFAIISLFIAGQDLTLFAIMGMFMLFGIVTKNSILQVDYTNTLRAKGLPRHQAMLEANKTRLRPILMTTLTLIASMIPTALGTGAGSGTRRTMALVIIGGQALSLLITLLMTPVTYSLLDDLEIWFKKKYMSGKAPA
- a CDS encoding TolC family protein produces the protein MKERTTLKLKKGDKTRRRILETASALMAERGPDAVSMREISARLKITKPVLYYYFKDKDELIKAAFVEGTKHLEELHKEIANPGLTLEQKLARLFSNHLDFIKRYPDMPKCALKIMASPSSGVLSSMARELKQRNRAVLRRILEKENLPRQDADDILHMISAVISYFMIEAREHGAASLSKALPGRLAKLICAGTRHTKALAAALLLWTALVSGARASALNLTLDDAVRTALKNNATVVTAEGTRRIYKEKVTEYWGSVYPQLSATGQYTRNIESPAFFFGGAKIKSGLNNVYSASLDLKQVLWAGGKVSTGIKMAHLYSDASDEQLKIAQKSISMAVKQVYYGVLLARAISGIQKESLDLARQHLDMINAQYKQGIASDLAVLRQKVEVSNTEPALTQAQNLYEEGRIDLKNLLGLDPETDITLSDGFNCAAQNPGEISELYKEALSGRPEYRNMKYQLDLYTEMITIERAEHFPYLSAVASRQFQGQSDSGFPSPGLQSWSTTAGLKLSLPLFAGGSVSSRTRQAELQAGIVRTNLAELERDIKIEVKKAWLNMKEAAERLASQTTAVEQARQALTATEVRFKNGLSSQLELNDASLALNKSQTFYIQAQHDTCSADAKLKWTLGE